A stretch of DNA from Phocoena sinus isolate mPhoSin1 chromosome 5, mPhoSin1.pri, whole genome shotgun sequence:
GTTGAAACACAATTTGGATTACAAAATCTTGATTAATGCATTTTCCAGGAAACATCTAGTTCAAAATTTGAGCTCACTTGCATCTAGATTTGGTATgttaagggaaagaaagaaaatgcgtATGCATGACGAAAGAGTCGAAGCAAATGACAAAAGTCACCACAACAGTACAggctaataaatgaagaaatcaagagacaggttcattaattaatatattttctgcaTTATAGTTAACATATGTACTTTCTTGGTGTCACCTTATTTTCCGTtatgtattgatattttgttatattcagacATGAGTACATTTCAACAGTTTTTGcaataaatatcataaaataatagattcgcataataaatattctttacaataaaaaagtttaaCAGACTTTTGTCTTAAAAATAGTCAGAATTCAACTTTGtgatttatacataaaatatacaaaaagcacCACAATTTGTGGTTAAggcaatgaaaacagaaaagattagAACTACTCAGCTGTTAACTAACCAAAGGGTCCAAAAACCATTAAGGAGCCAAGATCACTTTAGGCAGCATAGTTCTGTGACATGTACAGATCGATCAGCTATAAATATCAACTTCAGTCATCCAAGTGCCCTCAGTGACAAGAGTAATTTGGTGAAAAGCGTGGGGGTACGGAAGGGAGCCTAGTCCTTCACAAATATGAAAGCTTTGAATGAGGATGAACAAGATACAACTAATATATCTCCAATGTGAAGATTTATATTGTAAGCGAATCTAAATTACacgggaaaaaaacccagaaaacaaaactgGCATCTCTAGGATAAGATAATGCCAGAACTGAGGGGAGAGAACGTTGAGGGGCAAGAAGGAGAAGGCAGTGGTTAAAGGAGAATTTTAATGTTATAACAGAAACATATCCCCCTTGCTACTTAAGGGTCCAATGCTATGAAGAGAGCCCTAATTTGAGACAGATTTAATACATAGCTTATTTAAGCAATTAAATGGTTGCCTCTTTAAAAAACCAATTTCCCTGCTCCCAGAGTACCCAATCAAAAACAGCTCTAAATCACTGTagtctgggtgtgtgtgtgggtatgttcATGTGTACAACTTTGGAAAGTTGCTTGCAGAACAAAAAGGCTACACAAAAGCCCACTGGCTCTCAATATCCTCTCGAGTGGATGGCAGAGGCTCTTGTCGTAAGAGGGAGCCAGGTGCAGTTTCACAGTTCACTGTTACTGAAGATCAACCATTAGAGTAAAATCCATGAGTCAAACCttgggaagagggggagagaatGTGGGAACAGGgaaaaactgcaaagaaaataaaaccagtatCTAACAGGATCTTTTCATAACAGCCACAGCTTGAAAGCTAGAAGTTCAGGAGGCCCAACCCACCTCCAAAAATCATGATGGTTTACCCTGACCCCGGGAGGGGCAGCCCTCCAGCTTACAATAGACCGTGTTGGAGTTCTTACACCTGCACCCTGGGCGATGGATCCAGTCATAACACCCCCTGCACAGCTTCAGGCATCCCTTAGCAGGAGGGTAACAGAGTAAGCAAGGTAAAAACAGAGACATGGCTCCCATACACAGGTACCTAGAGCAGCAGTGTGACTGTGAACAGGAGCAAGGATTATCCGAGTAAGAATCCCCTTCATCGTCATTGGAGCAGTGGTAGAAGATGCCCTTGACCAAGCACATACAGGTTCCATATTCCACCATGCTCTCCGCAGAGCAAAGGCACTGCCGGTTACAGGCCAAACAGGATGGCAGGGTCCTGGGAGCTGTGCATTCTCCGCACTTGCACTTCCCACACTGTTCACAAATGAACTTGTGCTGTGTCAGGTCCTCCTTCAGGGAACCCTTTAAGTCATCCACAATCAGTTGCTTGGGCTGGGTCCGGATTGCCCTTTCAGATCTGTGACCAGAGATTGGTCTGGTTGGCGGTGACCTTCCTAACAGCCCCTGCTCGGAGGAGGCACTGCTGTTGCTCCCAGAACTGGCTGCACTTCCAGTGCTGGTTGATCTGCTCAATATGGGGCCTCTGGTATTATTTGAGAGTCCCGCATGTCCCAGGTGGCTGGTAGGTCTATGCTCATAGCTATTATTCACATTAATCGGTATGATTTCATGAGTCCTTTCATGCTTTTCTTGTCTTGGTGCTGTTCGAAGAGCAGGTCTTTTCACCACTGATGGCCCTTCTGTGTATTCATTGCTGCCTCTGATGGCCTTGATCTGGTCTAAGGACAAAATAGCAGCAGGCTGAATCTCTCTCTCATAGTCTACCCTCTGACGGTTATCCAAAGCAGGCTGATGGATCACAACTAATGAACTGCCACTGCCATGTTGATTTTGGGGATCCATGTGTAGTGATCTTGAATTCCGGCAATCAGTGGAAACCTGGCATGCATCTGAAATcctaaaaggaaatcaaagatgaaaaaacacagagaaaaaataaatgaggagaagcatttgggggaggggggatgcgAGAAATCCCGTCAAGTCGCAAATTGCCTAAACCACCTGGTAATGATCTCCCTCATCAGTGGATTACAATGATGTTGGAGTCCTGGCCAGAGTCCAATTCTAAGAGAGGCTGAGGACCACATCAGAGAAGAAGAATGTAAGCAAGAGACCCCACGCCATAAGAATTAGAcgttttttcaagttttaaaaagcagaatcaAGAAGTAATGTCTTCCTGTTTGTGAATCTAACAAACAATTAAAATGGAGTATGCCCTCATGGGGAATATTGAATATAAGCACTAATAAACAGCTCTCATCTAAAGAGAGCTCAGTATCAGTTCATGGGTGTTTTCCATAAAGGAAAATAGCCACtcgttaaaaaaaattaagaatggctTTGGCACTGTTGCCTTCTGTTACTTGTTTGCTGTTACAAGCATTAGATTAACGGTGAGGAAATTAGTCAAGGTATActtcatgcatttaaaaaa
This window harbors:
- the SPRY1 gene encoding protein sprouty homolog 1, with amino-acid sequence MDPQNQHGSGSSLVVIHQPALDNRQRVDYEREIQPAAILSLDQIKAIRGSNEYTEGPSVVKRPALRTAPRQEKHERTHEIIPINVNNSYEHRPTSHLGHAGLSNNTRGPILSRSTSTGSAASSGSNSSASSEQGLLGRSPPTRPISGHRSERAIRTQPKQLIVDDLKGSLKEDLTQHKFICEQCGKCKCGECTAPRTLPSCLACNRQCLCSAESMVEYGTCMCLVKGIFYHCSNDDEGDSYSDNPCSCSQSHCCSRYLCMGAMSLFLPCLLCYPPAKGCLKLCRGCYDWIHRPGCRCKNSNTVYCKLEGCPSRGQGKPS